Part of the Mycoplasma mycoides subsp. mycoides SC str. PG1 genome is shown below.
TATTTTTTATAATTATCTTTTAAGTATCATTTTAAAAATTCTTCAAAAAAGTCTCTAATTACTTTTTCTTTATCTTTATTTTTTCAATCTCCATTTGAAACTAAATTTCAAATGTATTTATCAAATTGTCTTAAGTTTTCTTTTGGATTTTTATTTTGATCTGCTAGCATTATAATATTTTTAATTAAATCTAAATCATCTAAAGGTACACCTTTAGAGTTTAGATTTTCAAAAATAGTCATTTCTTCAAATGGATCATTTATTGGATAAATCAATGATGAAAAAATAAACTTATTTAAAAAAATATCTAATAATCTTTTATAATCATCAACAATGAATTTTTTAGAATCAAAAAAGTTTTTAATAATTTCATAATTTTCTTTTATTTTTTTATCACTAAAATTTATTTCACTACTATCAAGCTCATTGCTTGTATAATAATTAATTATTTTTTTAATATCTTCTGATATAGATCAACTTTCTTGATTATCAAAGCGTTTTTCTAAAGTAAATTCTTTTATTTCTAGTCCTTTTTCTTTAAAAATTGATTGTTGTAAAATATTTGACTCTTTATTTCTGATTATTTTGCTATTAAAAAAATGAATTAATAAAAGACAAGTAGTTAATCTTTGTTGACCATCAATTATTCGATGTTTTAAACCATTAGGACTATCTGTATCAATTGGAGCTGTTGCTTCAGTAATGGTTCCAAAAAAGTGCTGACGTTTATCTTGATCTCTATCTAATAAGTCATTTAAAAGTGAGTGAATATTTTCTTTGCTTCAACAATATTGTCTTTGATATAAAGGTATTTCAACTATTTGTAAATAAGAAAACATTTCTTTAACACTTCTAGGACTAACCTTAATTCAGTGATTTTGCATAATTATTTTTCCTTTTTTATAAACTCATAATTTTCTATTTTTTTAAGACAATATGTTATTAATTCAGCATCTGAACAAACATCTTTTTCTCAAGGTGAAACTTCTGCTTTTAAATTTTTAATTTTAACTTGATTAGTTCTTTTACCTTTTAATTTAAAATCTTGATAGTTACTTTCATTAATAATGTTTAAATTTACTAAGAGCGTGATTATTTTACTTTGTCTATATATTGAAACATTCTTATTTAAACTTTTTGAAAAAATATTATCTGCAACTTGTTTTGTAGATAGTTCTTTGTTAATTATTTTTCAATTGCCATTTACATTTTTAATATAACCAAAAGCAGTTAAAACTAAACAAAATTGATCATAAGTAGCATCGCTAGTAAAAATGTCAATTTCTTTATCATTTTCATTCATAACATTAATGTTGTTATTAATCTTGCTATTTGGTGAAATATAAAAGCTATTAAACTCCGAATATTTATCTTTAAATCTTTTTAAATAAGTTTTAGCATTAGTACCAACTGTATGAAATATAGCATTCTTTATAATTTCTTTAAGTTCTTTTTTAAATTCCATAATTATTTACTTTTCTTATTTAGTTTTAGTTTGATTTGATTAATAATATCTTTGATCAACTCACTTGGAATTGAACTTCTTTTTGAATAATTCCCTCTTGCCATATGATCATTGTTTCCCTTATCTCTATTTGTTAGTAGATCAAGTTTTATATTGCTTTTAAAAATAGTTGGTTTTAAAGAAAAATCAATATCATAAGATGAGTAATAAGTTTTATTTTCATAAAAATTCTCATAAAAATTTCAATGGTGTTTTTGAAAATCTCAAGTTTTACTTGTTGCTGTATTTTCTATAATTCATATCTTAGGTTTAAAAGTTTGAATTATATGAATAGTAGCTCCTATTGTACTAATTCCTAATATTCTTCCCACTTCTTTTTGTAAAAATAATCTTCTTTTAACTGGATGAGCAGTTTTATTATATTCATCGTAATATTTTTTATTTCTTACTTTTCAAATCGAAGTATCATCTTCAACTTTTTCTGAACTAGTTGTTATTTTAGAAAACATCTTACCACCACAATCAGCTCCACTTCAACTTTCACACGGTGGAGAAGCTAAGATAATATCTGGTTTTTCTAATTGCTTTAATTGATTTATTAAATTAAAGTTAAGTAATGATAAATCAATTTGTTTATATTTATAATTTTCTGATTCTTTGAATTTTATTTTACTAGGATCATTGATACCAATTGAATAGACTATAAATTCATTATCAAAGTATTTTTTAATTGCTTTTTGATAACTACTTTCAGCATCATCATATAAAGCTCATACTACATATTTAAATATTGGTTTTTCATTTGATAGAGAATTTTTGCTATTATCTATTTTATTGTGCATAGCAAAAACCTCCATATTACCTATAGAGTTAATGATATATATATATATATATATTAAAAAATTCCCAATTTTGGACACTATATTTTTAAAATAGACTTCATTTCTTTAATATATTTTAATGTTTCAACATCATCTCATTCTTCTCTTTTTCTAGACTTTCTCTTCTTGATTATTTTTGATAAATATCTAAAAGTTTCACTAATTGTTCTATTGTCAAGAACGCCACTATTTAATAGGTGGTTTTTTATTCTGCAAAGCATAATTGAAGATAAAAAGTTAATAAATTCAGTTGCTAATAATCTATAGTTTCCTTGAACATTTGCTTCGTTTTGTTCAAGCACATTTTTAAACTGTTTAAAAAGCAATTCAATTTCTCATCTCTTTTTATACGCGACATAAATATCTTTTAAGTCCAAATCATAATTACACTCAAAAATTATTAATCCAAAAAGATTTTCTCTTTCTAGTAATTTAATTTCATCATACGCACCTTTTTTATGTGCACGACTTATGAAATTTTTCTTTTCTACCATTTCAGTTAGGGTTGATTTATAACAAAAATAATATTTGTTGTTGATGATAATTTTCTTTGCTCTTATTGTGTCGTCATCATAAGTGAAAGTGAAATTAAATCCAGATTTTAAATTAAACTTTTTAAAAGTATGATTTATTTTTATAGGGATTAAATATTTAATATTTTTTTCTCTCATCAAGTTTTTACATTTTTTATCATCAAATCCTTTATCAAGAATTAAAAATCCATTTTTAATCTCATAAGTTCTTAAAAAGTCTCTAAAAGCAGTGTAATCTAGCATATTTCCTGGGTAAACAGAACTAGCAACAGGTTCTTGTGCATTAATATCATAAGCATAAATAAGGTTTAAGTTTTGAGAGCCTTTAGTTCTAGACTTTCTAGACATTTCAGAGAAAATGTTAGTTTCTGATGCATTGTTTTTCAACATACCATCAATAACTATTGAGTGGTTTGAAAACTCTTCTAATCTTTTATTCATAAAGTCTTCCATCTTCGAACTAGATTTACCTATTTTCTCTAAAAAACTTGAGATAGTGTTTGAAGATAAAGCACATTTTGGGTATATTTCAGAAATAAAATTTGTATCATATTCATGTTTTAAATGTTCGTTTTTAATATCTGAAAACATAGTTCTTAAAGAAGCTATAACATATAATTTTCTAGCATCTTCAAAATCATAAAAATTAAAAGTTCTCTAAAGATATGATTGTTTAATTTTTCATTTAGTGCAAATGACCATATGATTTAATATCTACTTCATATGTTTGCTTTTCTATGCTTTGAAAAACACCATTAATAATCTTTCCAATTACTCCTTTTTCAACAGGAATAATTTTTCCATTTTTTCTTATTGATGTTCTTTGTATAACATTATAAATACCTTCTTTTGATGTTGTTTTTACTCTAGTACTAGATAGTCTTGGAATTTTTAATATGTCTTTAGGAATGGCCATTTTTATATCTCCTTTTTTTATGTGTTAAACACTATACATATATATTTATTTTACCACCTATTTTTAATTTTTTAAACTTTTTTAAAATGAAATTGGAAAAAAATAGAGCTTTTTTAGCTCTAAATTTAAGAAAATTTAATTATTTAGATATTTTAATGTATTTAATGGACGAAAATAAGAATTTTTTAGTAAATTATTAAAATTATATAGTGTCCAAAATTGGGAATTTTTTAATATATAGTATATATATATGCAAGTGATCAGCATAAAATGGTAAAATTTAGTTCTATTATCAACTCCAATTTTATAATTATCTATCTAAAAAATTCAAATTTAAAAAACTAAGCAAATAAAAATTCCCTTGATTATTTAAAAACCTAAGGGAATTTTTAAATTCTATAATTATTGTTTATGTATTTTGTTTATGTATTTTTATATAGTCTTCAATATTAAATTGTAAAGTTCTAGGATCTCTTAATTTATAAATTAAGTTAGGATCAGCATAACCTTCTTCAATTTCTCATTTATTTAAATTAGCAGCAGGAGCATAATTTCTTAGTTCATTTGGTATTTCTTTTTGTGGTTCTTTTCTTTTACCTGTTATTGGATCAGTTTCATATACTTTAAAATTAATAAGTTGTTTTAATTGTTTAGTTTTTTTATTTAAAAGGTAAAAAGAGTCAAATGATCCATGAACACCAATGTTTCCTAAATTTGAATAGTTTACTTCAGAAGATTTGTATTTTTTTAGTCATCTGGATTTAAAAAATTGTTTGAAGCTTTTAAATTAAAATAGTTTTTTGTTAAATAATGTGTTCTGTTTGTATATAAATTAACATGAGCATGTGACATTCAACCACCATTAGTTGACTCACTTCCTAAATAACCTATAATTTCGCCTTTTTTAACTTTAGTTGGATTATTTGGAGTAAGTGTTGGAACAACTTGAATTGTTCTTTTATTTCCTCTATTTAATATTCTTCCATTTCTACTTATATGTTCTAGTTCTACAGTTTTAGCTTGTCAACCCA
Proteins encoded:
- a CDS encoding DUF262 domain-containing protein — translated: MQNHWIKVSPRSVKEMFSYLQIVEIPLYQRQYCWSKENIHSLLNDLLDRDQDKRQHFFGTITEATAPIDTDSPNGLKHRIIDGQQRLTTCLLLIHFFNSKIIRNKESNILQQSIFKEKGLEIKEFTLEKRFDNQESWSISEDIKKIINYYTSNELDSSEINFSDKKIKENYEIIKNFFDSKKFIVDDYKRLLDIFLNKFIFSSLIYPINDPFEEMTIFENLNSKGVPLDDLDLIKNIIMLADQNKNPKENLRQFDKYIWNLVSNGDWKNKDKEKVIRDFFEEFLKWYLKDNYKKYASYEIYKNFKYYIKSSKDKNWSLTNILQELKKYLILYLTITKPIKANHIGNNLWIRVIDQKRVYIGLLFALFDKFSNFDTSVEEWSKNATIINYMKVFSIHIIRLMSYQGTGQSLSEFCSWFEEQIIKEEKTYKDLFKILKDNSIKKPLNAISPDDMQVKESLLNIKDTVKWIAKSVIDVVETTILNNANEKINHTKKTTLEHIMPKTLSSEWVKIYSK